From the genome of Mixophyes fleayi isolate aMixFle1 chromosome 2, aMixFle1.hap1, whole genome shotgun sequence, one region includes:
- the LOC142140028 gene encoding olfactory receptor 52P1-like, producing the protein MFSLNQTMRPEMFILTGIPGLENVQVWISIPMCSMYLLIIFGNTMLSFIILSEETLYKPVYLLLCTLSITDVLLATTTTPKMLSIFWFSSKEIDFNACLAQLFFIHAFSMMESTILLAMAFDRYVAICQPLRYTSILTNLTIAKIAVLSIIRGSFFMAPAPFLIRRLSYCRTNIISHTYCEHMAVVKIACTDTTINQMYGITVALLVIAVDIICITISYCAIVRAVFRLSFRDARHKALGTCVPHICVILISYIPALFSFLTHRFGHNVPLHIHIILANLYILIPPMCNPMIYGARTKEIRKRILQFLNEKRFKRL; encoded by the coding sequence atgTTCTCATTAAACCAAACCATGAGGCCAGAGATGTTCATCTTGACTGGAATCCCAGGGCTTGAGAACGTGCAGGTCTGGATCTCCATACCAATGTGCTCCATGTATCTCCTAATTATCTTTGGGAACACCATGctatcatttattattttgtcaGAAGAAACATTGTACAAGCCCGTGTATCTTTTATTGTGTACTCTGTCTATTACTGATGTACTGTTAGCTACTACCACCACCCCCAAAATGCTTTCCATCTTCTGGTTCAGCTCTAAGGAGATTGACTTCAATGCATGCCTGGCTCAACTCTTCTTCATTCATGCCTTCTCCATGATGGAGTCTACGATTTTGCTGGCTATGGCGTTTGACCGGTATGTTGCCATTTGCCAACCTCTCAGATACACGTCTATATTAACTAATCTTACTATTGCCAAGATTGCGGTTCTATCAATAATCAGAGGTTCTTTCTTTATGGCACCAGCTCCATTTCTGATAAGGAGGTTGTCCTACTGCAGAACCAACATTATCTCTCACACGTACTGTGAACATATGGCTGTAGTGAAGATCGCTTGTACGGATACGACCATAAATCAGATGTATGGTATTACGGTGGCTCTGCTTGTAATAGCCGTAGATATTATATGTATAACAATATCTTATTGCGCCATAGTTAGAGCGGTCTTTAGACTCTCCTTCAGGGATGCTCGTCACAAGGCTCTTGGTACCTGTGTCCCCCATATCTGTGTCATCCTGATCTCTTACATCCCGGCTCTCTTCTCCTTCCTCACACACAGGTTTGGACACAATGTACCCCTCCACATTCACATTATTCTCGCTAACCTGTATATTCTCATTCCACCCATGTGCAACCCCATGATTTATGGGGCAAGAACCAAGGAGATTCGAAAAAGGATTTTGCAGTTCCTCAATGAGAAACGTTTCAAGAGATTATAA
- the LOC142139748 gene encoding olfactory receptor 52A1-like: MLNSTVYPTFFILVGIPGLENEHKLISTSFCIFYILALLGNITLLVVISASPGLHKPMFIFLSMLASNDILLSTCMAPKVLCIFWFNDRLINFDACLLQMFFIHAFTSIESGLLLAMAFDRYIAICQPLTYGSTMTNNLIGKFVIIFLVRAAVLVGPCLIMIKRFPAFKTNIIEHSYCEHMAVVKLAAADIRINSAYGLFVAFTIIGLDLLFILISYAMIFNAVFSLPSKDSRLRAFNTCTPHICVFLTLYVLAIFSFLSHRYGKRIPPYIHIILSDMYLLIPPMLNPLVYGMKTKQIRQEFWKVLICKFR; the protein is encoded by the coding sequence ATGTTAAATTCCACAGTTTATCCCACCTTTTTTATATTGGTTGGGATTCCTGGTCTAGAGAATGAACACAAGTTGATCTCAACCTCcttctgtatattttatatactcgCGTTGCTGGGAAATATTACACTACTGGTTGTCATCTCAGCATCACCCGGACTCCACAAGCCCATGTTTATATTCCTTTCCATGCTGGCATCCAACGACATCCTACTTAGCACATGCATGGCCCCTAAAGTATTGTGTATTTTTTGGTTCAATGACAGACTCATTAACTTTGATGCATGCCTTCTCCAGATGTTCTTCATCCACGCCTTTACAAGCATTGAATCTGGGTTACTACTGGCCATGGCATTTGACCGTTACATTGCCATATGTCAACCACTCACGTACGGGTCCACAATGACCAATAATCTGATAGGTAAATTTGTCATCATCTTTCTGGTCAGAGCTGCTGTTTTGGTTGGTCCATGTCTCATTATGATCAAGAGATTTCCAGCATTCAAGACCAACATCATAGAGCATTCTTACTGCGAGCACATGGCGGTTGTGAAACTTGCCGCAGCTGACATTAGAATAAATAGCGCTTATGGGTTATTTGTGGCCTTTACTATAATCGGTCTTGATTTGCTGTTTATTCTGATATCTTATGCCATGATATTCAATGCAGTCTTCAGTCTTCCATCTAAAGACTCTCGTCTGAGAGCATTTAACACATGTACACCTCATATTTGTGTCTTTCTCACTTTATATGTCTTGGCCATATTTTCTTTCCTATCTCACCGGTATGGTAAGAGGATTCCACCCTATATCCACATTATTCTCTCTGACATGTATCTACTTATTCCACCCATGCTAAATCCACTTGTGTATGGTATGAAGACAAAGCAGATCCGGCAAGAATTTTGGAAAGTCTTAATCTGTAAGTTTAGATGA